From one Streptomyces sp. CA-210063 genomic stretch:
- a CDS encoding TIR-like protein FxsC, producing MSEGRRGPVDERPYFFLSYAHTPSWGRGGGDPDHWVNVLFRDLCEHVMMLTDLPAGAPAGFMDREMRSGEGWPDRLSENLATCRVFVPLFSPRYFTSEMCGREWFAFNERIVYARATTGAADLPAIVPALWTHVDLSQLPDSVRHVRVEHSSFGSRYLDYGLYGLIKLTRLRDEYDEAVLALAQRIVRVAHETPLPSGRPRPYESTPSAFRPRGEGPRRIHLTVAAPTLDSKPEHRDSGPYGYDAQDWNPYHGESARPLPALAEELIRSLDYRITVSNFDDEHMGTDDAGAHDSDRLADEKSPPSHPEILLIDRWAISDEERRRRLKAFDASADPWISAVVPWNRADLQCHTEEGRQLAADLERTMPLILERGRRFAGRIAVNGVPTLKAFTDVLPTVVAHTTRQYLRYARAYPPEGPQVPRPRLTGPIHPSDRGAEIDTGGEA from the coding sequence ATGTCTGAGGGGAGACGGGGCCCGGTCGACGAGAGGCCCTACTTCTTTCTGAGCTATGCCCACACGCCGTCCTGGGGCCGGGGCGGCGGCGACCCGGACCACTGGGTGAACGTGCTCTTCCGGGATCTGTGCGAGCACGTCATGATGCTCACCGACCTGCCCGCGGGCGCGCCCGCCGGTTTCATGGACCGGGAGATGCGCTCAGGGGAGGGGTGGCCGGACAGGCTGAGCGAGAACCTGGCAACCTGCCGGGTGTTCGTGCCGTTGTTCTCGCCGCGCTACTTCACCAGTGAGATGTGCGGCCGGGAGTGGTTCGCGTTCAACGAACGGATCGTGTACGCCAGGGCGACGACCGGCGCCGCGGACCTGCCCGCCATCGTGCCGGCCCTGTGGACCCATGTGGATCTCAGCCAGCTCCCCGACTCCGTACGGCATGTACGCGTCGAGCACTCCTCATTCGGCAGCCGCTACCTGGACTACGGGCTCTATGGCCTGATCAAGCTCACCCGACTGAGGGACGAATACGACGAGGCCGTGCTGGCCCTCGCCCAGCGCATCGTGCGGGTCGCCCACGAAACGCCGCTGCCGTCGGGCCGTCCCCGCCCGTACGAGTCGACGCCCAGCGCGTTCAGGCCGCGGGGCGAGGGCCCTCGGCGTATCCATCTGACGGTGGCGGCGCCCACCCTGGACAGCAAGCCGGAGCACCGGGACAGCGGCCCGTACGGCTACGACGCCCAGGACTGGAACCCCTATCACGGTGAGTCGGCCCGCCCGCTGCCCGCCCTCGCGGAGGAACTGATCAGATCGCTGGACTACCGGATCACGGTGTCCAACTTCGACGACGAACACATGGGCACGGACGATGCCGGCGCACACGACTCGGACCGCCTCGCCGACGAGAAGTCGCCGCCGAGTCATCCGGAGATCCTGCTGATCGACCGGTGGGCGATCTCCGACGAAGAACGGCGGCGCAGGCTCAAGGCGTTCGACGCGAGCGCCGATCCCTGGATCAGCGCGGTCGTCCCGTGGAACCGCGCCGATCTGCAGTGCCACACCGAGGAGGGCCGACAACTCGCGGCGGACCTCGAACGCACCATGCCGCTGATCCTGGAGCGGGGCCGCCGGTTCGCCGGCCGGATAGCCGTCAACGGCGTCCCCACGCTGAAGGCGTTCACCGATGTGCTCCCCACTGTCGTGGCCCACACGACCCGGCAGTACCTCAGATATGCCCGGGCGTATCCGCCCGAGGGTCCTCAGGTGCCCCGGCCCCGTCTCACGGGCCCGATCCATCCATCGGACCGCGGCGCGGAAATCGACACAGGAGGAGAAGCATGA